A stretch of DNA from Nitrosopumilus zosterae:
CGATGCGACATTCTATCTTTTAGCGGATTTTAATTATTATGCAGCTGATTTAGAAAAATCAAAAATTCTCACATCTCAGAAATTATCTGAATCATTAATAGTACATCCCTATCATACAGCAATTGTGGGCGGAGATAGTCTAGTTTTGGAAAGAACTGATTTTAGCGCAAGAATTGCTTATGTTGATTATGATGGCTCCAAAGTGTATCAAAATTATCTCGATAATAAACCAAAATCTAATTCTGAAAAAACAGCCTTTGTAGAACACAATGCTCCAAAAGTTGTTGCAGGAATTGAAATGATTAAAACATTTTTTGACAATATTCAAACAACATTTGTGAGAGATTTACAATCTCAAAAAAATTCTATGATGACTCCCAACTAATCTAATTTTGATATTATCTGATCATATTCCTCTAAAGTGACTTTCTCTTTGACCAATCTAATTTGAAAGATATTTTTTGGATTTAAACCAATTATGGATTGGATAATTTTTTTATTGGATTTTTATTGATTGAGATTTGTTTTGAATTTTATTCCCATCTACTATTAATTGTTAAATGGTTTCTTCTTGTTTCGGATTCTATCTGGGCAATTTTATTTCTTATTTTATTAGATAGAATTTCCAATACCTCTTCTGTTCTAACAGCGTTAAATTTGGTCGGTTTACTAAAAGTGGAGAAAACAACTCCTTTTCGTTGCAATGCAGATAATAATCTGTATGTTTCTGTTCTTGGAATATTCAGGATTTTTGATATATTTGAAGCTGTTTCAACGCCATTTTTATTTAAAAACAAAAAAATTTTTGTTTCTTCAACTGTAAAATAATAATCTATGATCATTAGATTTAGTTTGTTGATGGTATTTTCAATTCCTAAAGAAGAATGTGTTTTATCGGCATTAATCCTACCCATTAAGAATGCATGAAGATTTTTTAGACATTAATGGAAGTATGTCATATTGTATTACATCATGTTTTATGCCTAAATATCACATTCCCAGAAATGTGCCTAGAAGCATGTCCCCAAAAAACAATTGAATTAGAAACCCTCCCGTGATTAATGGAAGATAAGGGACTCCTGGAGTAACCCATGTGTCAGGTTTAGTACAAAACTCGTGGTTTTCTGCATGATGTAATTTCAAATCTAATCTTTTTCTGCCTTTTTTGGTTTTTTCTATTGAAAATCCAAATTTTGGATTTTTTGCCCTATACCCAATTAATATGGCAACAATTTTTTTCCCAGTTGTTTCATCAAACCCTTCAAAAATATTTTCTCCCTTTAATTGTGCTATGGTATTTCTCAAAACATTAACGATAAACGGAATAACAAACAATAGGACTGCATTGGATAATGTTGTAAATGGAGTGATTGGGTTTTCACTTAATGTTGCCATTGGTGCAATTATTGCTAATGTTATAAGTGCAAAAGCATCAGCACCGCCAAAGAGACCTATTCTCCACATCAAAATTACTATTGGCGCAATAATTAATGCAAACCCTAAGGTAAATAAATCAGACATTAAATCAGGGCTGAAAAATATGAGTAAAAACCCTGCAATGCCAAATACGATCCAATAATAATCATGTATTTCTCGTTTCAAAACATCGATAATGGATGCAACAACCAACATTATCAAAGCTAGACCCATTCCTACAATATGATAGTCAGGGAGTAAGTCCATCCATTAGATTTGCATATGATTAACTATATTTGAAATGAAATGAAAAAGTCTTTTCTTTTTGTCATATTTTTTAATGATTTTTTTCGGCAAACTATGATTTGATTTCAAGAGTAATTTTAATCACGTATTGGGAGAGTGTATCGAATTATAGAGAATTTTTCTTGTGTCGTAATACAATATTACTAAAATTTGAGATAAAAGTTACAAAAGACAACTGGAGTTATTTACTATTTTATAAAATTCATGATGTTTTGTAGAATAGCATCATGCAGGAATACATTAGATGGATGAATTTTTTGCTAACAGATCAGCTGGAAACCCATATTTTTTACAAAAATTAAGTATATTTCTAAATTAAGTCCATATTCACGCCTAAATATGTTTTATTTTGAGTCTAAAATAGATAAAAACGATCAAGCCGATCTAACAAATTTAGCTTTACTACAATATAGTTTAGTGTTTTCTTAATGAAGATCCTGAAAAAAGATGGCAAAAGATACTCAAGAATCAGTGTTTGATTCAATTCCGGATTCAAAAATGTATGAATACAAATTATCTGTAGAAAAAGTTCAAACGGAATTACTTCAATATGGGTTGACTACTAATCAAAGTAAAGTTTTCATCTATCTTGGAAAATATGGTTCCAAAACTGCACCCGAAGTGTGTAAATCTCTAAAATTACCAAGAACAGAAACGTATCATTTACTTTCTGCATTACAAAATAAAGGGATTGTTTCTGCAACTTTTCAACATCCAATACAATTTACTGCATTACCATTAAACAAAGCAATATGGATATTGGTTAATGCAGAAAAAGAACGAGTAAAATCTCTTGAAAGAATGGAACAAGGATTATCGAAATTATGGGACAATATCCCTGTGTTTAATTCAATGGATTCGGATGTAGAAGAAAAATTCCAGATGTTGCAAGGGTCTAATCAAATACATTCAAAAATTACTGAAATGACAGATAGTCATAATGATGAATTTTTGATTTTAGGATCTGAAAAAGATTATCTTAAATTATATCACGGAGATTTTCTTGAATCATTTGTCAAATCAAAACAAAAATTTAGATTGTTAAGTGGATGTTCTGATAAAACTACATACATATTTGATGATTTAGAGAGAAAGAATATCAAAAAACTCCATAATGACATAAAAAATCACCTGTGTTTTATCGTAAAAGACGACTCTGAAATGCTGTTTTTTACTAAAAATGCAATGTCTCCAGAAGAACCGTTTGCTATGTGGACAAACTCTAATTCAATGGTATATGCAATGAAATTATTATTTGAATCATTGTGGTCAAATTCTAAAAATATTCATTTGTAAAAGCAACATTCTTGTTTTTTGTAAGACTTAAACTAGTACCCTTCTTTATATAGAAAATTTACGTTATTTTCTTTATTGATATGGATGCAACATACTCTAAAGTAAAGACAGGGATTCCGGGATTGGATTCTGTAATTTCCGGAGGAATGAAGTCAGGGCGCTCTGTGACAGTTTCTGGTCCTGCCGGAAGCGGAAAAACAACATTTGGCCTACAATTTCTCCATTCTGGCGCTAAAGATTTCGAGGAGCCAGGAGTTTATGTAACCATGGCTCAAAATATTCGGGAGATTAAAGATGATTGTAAATCATATGGTTGGGATTTTGACAACCTTATCTCCAATGATAAAATTTTAATGGTTGACGCCAGACCTTTTAAAATTCAAGAAGAACTAATTGGAAAAGATGATTCACTTTATAGAGGAGAGCAATTACCGTTTGAACATTTGACAAAATTAATTCTAAGTAGTATTAAACGCATTGAAGCAAAAAGAGTTGTAATTGATTCTGTCACTATTTTATCGATTCAATATTCAGATAAATTTAGTATGAGACAAGGATTGCAAGCAATGGTTCAGGCACTGGAGAATTTTGGCGTGACAAGTTTAATTTTATCCGAAAATTCAGATCATTCTGAAATTCCTTTGGAATGGTTTGTAACTTCAGGAATTATTCAACTACGTCATACACGGACAGGTGATACGATGGAGAGAACTATCCAAATTACAAAAATGAGAGGGATAAAACATAGTGAACAAATTCACCCAATTGAACTTGATTCTGACGGAATGCATTTATTGCATCCCAGATTATTACCTTAATTTTTTCTTTTTTCTAAGTTGATGTGCAACTAATGGTAGGAATGCCCCAACATCAGAAACAATTCCTAAAGCTTGCCATGTTCCTCTATCCATGAGTTTTGTTACTGTAGGTTGATTGATATCGACCACTATGACCTTGACATTCGCTGGAAGCATGTTGCCAGTTGCAATAGAGTGAAGCATTGTTGAAATCATGATGACCATGCTTGCATCTTTTACAATTTTTTTGTACTCTCTTTGAGCTTGAGCAACATCTGTAATGACATCGGGCAATGGTCCATCATCACGAATGGAACCTGCAAGTACAAATGGAACTTTATTTTTTACACACTCATACATTATTCCTTTTTTCAGCTTCTTAGTTTTCACCATATTTGCAATAGAACCTGCTTTGAATACGGCATTGATTGTATCCATATGGTTTCTATGCCCGTGATATGCCAAAGTAGCATTGTGTACATTCATTCCCAAAGACGTTCCTAATGTTGCATATTCAATATCATGAACTGCCAGAGCGTTTCCCGCTAGTACGCCGTCAATATAGCCTAATCTTATTAATTCAGATACTGAATCATCTGCACCAGTGTGTACTATTGCAGGACCACCTACTATGACAATTTTTCCACCGTTCTTTTTGGTGTCATAGATATCATCCGCAACTTGTTTTGCAATATGTTGTGTTGGCCTTTCACTAGAGCTTGAACTCCCCATGAATTCAAAAACATTGATTCCTTCTCTTGGACGTTCAGGGGGTGTAATTTTGATTCCTTCTTCTCCAACAATTATCTGATCCCCTTTTTTTACATCTCTAACTGGAACGCAAAACGCTCTATTTTGTTTAACTACGATGCATTTATCCATCATCATGTTTTCTACTTGAATCCATCTTTTTTTATAGAAAACTTGTGTGTGGTTGTTTGTTGTACTGTAAAAATCATCAGGCATTACATAATTCTTTGGAGATTTTTTTAATGTAATTTCTTTTTGTATTTTGGATACTGCACCTAATCGATAAACTGTCTCTAAAATTTCATCTAAATGTTTTTGATTTTTGCCTTTAACTAATAATCTTACATATGATTGATCTTTTTTTCTTTTACCAATGTTGATTTCTTCTACTTGGAATTCTCCATGCAAATCCATAATCTTATCAAAGATCTTAGTTAGAATTGATGAATCAATTAAATGACCACTAACTTCAATTTCTTGAGAAAATTTGCTCATTTTATATCACTCAGCATAATGATAACTAAAGGTTACGTTTTTCTTTATGGGCATGATCATACAGGTAGAATTACCTTTCCTTCAAATTTTGGTATATTAGCTGCCTTGAATACTTTCTCCAAATTTTCTTTTTGCTTAGGAGTTACTCCTTGAACAATTGTTTTAGAAGAACCTGTTTTGTCAACTAATGCTAGGATATAACCACTATTATCCGTTAAAACAAATCCTGCAGATTCATCTACAAACGCATATAGATTTTCTTCTCCAACAGGTTGCCAAATGTTTGAATCTGTACTTGCTAAGGCCAATGCAGGCATAGCACGTCCGTCTGTTAATGTATTGAGATATGCTCTTGCTTCTGCGACTCTTTTTTGTCCTAATTTTAATGCCTGAAAATACTGCATGTTCTCAAATTATCGAGTTATTATAAAAACAATTTCGCTACAAAAGATAGTTATAGAATCCTAGTTATTTTGCTAATATGCCATTAACAAATAATGTCATCATAAAATTAAATGAGATAACTACAATGATTGAAGACAAATCAAAATTATCCGAATCAGACATTTCAGTGATTAAATCTATTTTTCAAAATCTTGTTGAGAATAATGAGAGATATGATGTTGATGAAATTGAATTTTGGTTTACGAATGAAGGCAGTTGGACTAAAAAAGAATCAATAATACGGATTGCTAATCTTTCAAGTTATGTGCAAGACAAATACCAACAGACAGCCCATCTAAGAATTATCTCGGATGATGATTGTGGATGTGGAAATTAAATTTCTAATTGTTCTAGCAGTCTTCCAGCAATTTTGGCGTTTTCTGATCTTTCGTTCAAAATTTGCTGAAGACGCGTTTCATCTTTAATTTCTTCAGATATGATTTTAAAATATTCGTCATCAAGATCGTTGTTTGCTTGTAATCTCTTTATCACTTCAAACAGAATTCCAATAACTTGTTTTTGAGCATCAATCAATTCATCTTTGTTTTTTTCAGACATTTTCTAACTAATTCTCATCAACAATCTTTGTAAATAATTCTTTTAGAGATGGATCAACAATGTCTTTTTTTGCGTATTCAAAAAATGAGTTCAGTTTATCTATTGAATAACCCTCTTTTTGATATATTTTAGCTTGAAGTGTCATTTCTAATCGGTCTATCTGATGAACTAACATGGATTCTTTAGATGTGCCATCTTGGTATTCTTTCCAAATTTCTGAATAATTAGATTGGATGTTTTCAGGTAATTTTTCTATAATTTCATTGAATGCATTATTTTCTAATTCTTTTTTATTTTCTTTGCTTAGTTGATCTGGTGTATAGTCGCCAATTCTTGATTCAGCCAAGTCATGAAGTAAAACCATTCTGAGTATTTTTTCTGTATCGTAATTTTTCAAGTCAGACAACACCATGCCCATGATCGCCATTGAATACGTGTGATCTGCGACTGATTCTGAATCATCTATAGAAAGTTTGTCAATCCATCCCTGTCTTGAAATTTTTTTAAGATTTGCTGCAGTTTTTAAGAAATCTACCACCATGACAAAATGAAATAATTGTTTTCTCCTAATGAATTTTCATATTTTATTTTCGAATCACATAATAGGTCATTCTGAGATGAGAAACTATTGAAAATTTACACAAAGACGGGGGATGATGGAAATACAGGTCTTCAAGGAAATTTTCGAATATCAAAGTCCCATCCAAGAATAATTGCATATGGTGCTGTGGATGAAGTCAATGCCGCATTAGGAATAGTTTTGACAAACATCTTAGATGACGACATAGTAAAACTTTTGACAAAAATCCAAAATGATTTATTTCTGGTAGGTGCCGATCTTTCAAACCCAAATCTAAATGATGTTAAAAATAGAGTCACATTAGAAATGATTCAAAATTTAGAACACTCTATTGATAAATTTGAATCTGAACTTCCTCCTTTAACCAATTTTATTTTACCTGGAGGAAGTATTGCAGGTGCACAATTACATTATGTAAGAACAATTGTGCGAAGAGCTGAAACTCAAATAGTCCAATTGAGTGAAAAAGATGAAATTAATTCAAACTGCATCATATATCTTAATAGATTATCTGATTTATTGTTTGTAATGGGACGATTAATCAATAAACGAAAAGGCAAGGATGATATTCTTTGGAAGATCTAAAAAGACAAACTGTTGTAGACGTTTTCTAACAAAGATCAATCCTGTCATTCCAGAAAAATGGTAAAAACCACATTAAATAATATTCAGTAAACTGAAATCATCCGCAAAAAGATGTGAGTCTTTATATCACTAAATCTGAAATGCCTAACTTTAAAACAAATAATTCAGATTGTTTAAATCGGAGTTGCAGTTCATATTTGTCGTAACAAGAATTGTATGTAGATCTAATTAGAAAAATCCATATAAAATGAAAACCCTATAACCCAAGAATTTAATTAAAAAGCATAGATAAATGGAATGATGCAACTGAAATTGATAATGTATAGGGTTGAATTTAATGATTAAAAAATATTTATTTGTATTATTTTGTATTGGATTTTTTATTCCAATTGTATGTGCACAAACAGTTGATGAAGCAACATTATTAGAGAATACTAAAAAATTTCTTATGGATAAACAATATGATGATGCGATTATTGAATTAGATAAAATTTTAGCAGTACAACCAGAAAATGTCAACGCATTAATTGAAAAAGGACATGTTCGTCTAATTCAGGGAAAATATGTAAAAGCATTTCAAAATTTTGAAAAGGCCTTGCAATTTGAACCAAAAAACATCCTTGCACTAAGTGGCCAAGGAACTGCACAATATCATCTTAAACAATATGAAGATGCCTTGGATTCTTTTAATTCTGTTTTGAAAGTAGATAAAGACAATACGGTTGCACTTGTTGGAAGCGGAAACATACTACTCAAAGAACAACAATACGATAATGCCATTTTATTTTTTAATATAGTGTTAGAACGAGAACCCAATAACATTTCTGCAATGATTGCTAAAGCAAGTGCGTTAGCTGGCATTAACCAATATGATAAATCCCTTGAGTTACTTGATAATATACTTCAATTAGATTCAGATAACATCCTTGCATTAAATGAGAAAGGTCAAGTGTATTTAGAGATAGAAAAATATGCATTAGCACGAGATGTTTTTACTGATTTGATGGAAATCGACGAAAATGATATTTATGCACTACTTGGAATGGCAGAATTGAATTTCCTAGAAAATAAAAATATCAAAGCAGAGCAACTTTATGACAAAGTATTGTTATTGGATCCAGATAATGTGGAAGGCCTGTTAGGAAAAGCCAATGTTTTAGAAAGCCGAGGACAGTATGATGACGCATTAAGATATTTTGATGAAGCCTTGGAGGTAGATCCTGATAATTTGGAGGCATCAAACGGAAAAGGTTCTATTTTAGAACACGAGGTAAATGCTTCATTGGATTTGATCTTGATAATTACAATTATCGGTAGTGTCACATCAGTTTTTTCTTTCATTATAGTGATGATCAAAATTAAAGAAAATAAAAAATTACAAGAAAGAGTACTGATTGCAGATGAGCAGATTGAAGATATGGTTGATAAATTCATGAAAAGACAAAAAAAATAGAAAAAGATCATTAATTGATTTCATCCATAATTGTCAATCTTGATGTTCAATGATTAAGCAGTATTATTCCGTAAATGGAGATAAGAAATAAAGAGCATGAAAATGAGAATATTTTTTATAGTAACCTTAGAGCCATTTCTTTCGTTTAAACCACAATATCATCATACCAGAAACAATCGCCATTCCGGTCAACATGGAAAAATAGCTTCCTTCCCATTGTAATTCTGGAACATATACAAAATTGGTGCCATAGATACTAGCTATGAATGTAATAGGTATGAAAATAGATGCAATTATTGTAAGTGTCTTCATCACCTCATTCGTGCGATTACTAACACTGGACAAATATGTATCAAGCATGCCTCCAATCACATCTCGTAATCCTTCTATAGTATCGATTACCTGAATTACATGATTATAAACATCTCTCAAATACGTTCTAGTATTATCTGAAATTAATATTGTGGAATCTCGCCCTAGGAAATCAATAATTTCACGAACAGGCCAGATTGATTTTCTCAAAGATATCATTCGCCGTTTCAATGTTTGAATTGTCTGCATAGTTTCTGCAGTAGGATTTTGCATCAATTCTTCTTCTAGATCTTCGGTAATATCTCCAATTTTTTCTATAACTAGGAAATAACTATCAATAATCGCATCAATAATTGCATATGCGAGATAGTCACTTTTGAGATTCCTAATTGTACCTGTTTTACTTCTAAGTCTTTTTCTAATTTGATCAAAAAAATCAGCCTCAATTTCTTGAAATGTCACTACATGATCCTTTGCAAGAATTATTGAAATTTGCTCTAATTCTAGCTTTCCTGTTTCACTTGTATAATGAGGCATCTTTAACATGATCATAATGTAATTGTCAGAAATTTCAATTGAGGGTCTCAATTCAGTATTCATAATATTTGCCTGATGAAGAGGATGAATTTCAAAACTATTTCCAAACGCTTCAATTATTTTAGGATCATGTATGCCAATTACATTTATCCATGAAACATTTGGCTTATCTTTGGATTCTAAACATTCTTCAATTTTTACATCACTTTTTTCAGTAATTGTTTCAGGATCATATTCCACTATGTCTATTCTGACATTTTCTACTCTTTGCTGTCCAACATGAATAAGTGCACCAGGACTGTGTCCAATTGTATCTGCTAATGATGTTTTTTGAGTCTTTGTTTTGTTGAGAATTTTTGAAATTTTTGTAATATCTTGCAGTCCTATGTCTTTTGTCATTTCTTTAACTTTTGATGTTTTGCTAGCCACGCCCACAATAATGAATCCTGCAACTATTGAAAAGATAATACTGATTAGTAATGGGACAAAATCACCCACAATTGCTGCCTGATAAATTGCCTCTACATCAGTTGCAGTTCCAGATTTTATAATTAACCCAATTATGGAATCTAGTAAGAAGAATAAGAAAGAAATCAAAGCACCAATAATTATTGCTGTGACTATAGTGATTCTTGGTGGAACTTCAATGTTTTTTTCATCCTTGTAAGGAGATAGATATTTTTTATATCTAATTATCAATAGTGCCATAACTGTGATTATAATTGTGGAAATTATCCACCATGCTACAAGCCAAGGACCTTGTTGTGAATCTATTTGTTCAACTCCAGATATAAGATCTTGAATGTTGCCAGTCAATGGTAATGAAAGTAATGATGTGGCTATTCCAATAACAATTTGATACAAAAAAGCAAAAGTGAAACCATAGACCAACCTATTGATAATTACTCCTATTTTATTTCTCAAGTTTCGCCCACCATTTTTCTAATAGATGGAGAATAAAAAAATTATTCATGTTTAAGTCCTTGAAAATTATCTGTCTCGAATAACATCGGATTTGCAAAGTGAACCAGAATTTGTAAAATAATTTGCAGATTTTAGTTTTGAGGAGAATCCAGAATATTTTTCTGAAAATTCCCAATTACTCGATTAAAAACCACAAATGATAATGCGGCACCGATTCCTGCAAATACAAGCATTACAATGGTAAAATCAGAACCTGTGAAATTTAACAAGCTGGAATATGGATCAAAATAAGGGGTTCCAGAACCTGCACCGGGATTTGAGACTACGGAATCCACCTTTGTTTTTGCCATATATAGTGATTCATCAACAGAATTGACTAGTCCAGTTCCAGAAATCTTTACAGGCAAAATAAAATCAGAATACCAATTTTTTATAGGATTAAGAAGACTGCTTTCTGCTGTAACCATAACTAATGAAAGTGCAGTTATTGCCGAAACAATTCCCATTCCAAAGAATTTAGAAATAGAATTAAAAGATCGAATCAATAATTTGCTTTGTTTTGTTTTCTCAGTAATCTTTGATGGAGTTATTATTATTGCAAGATTGGATGTTTTGTAATAATTCATGTTTCGTGCTTTGCAGTTTTTTTCAGTCTTGGAAATTTGTATTAATTCAATCTGTTGCATTTTATCCAAATAATACTTTACAAGCTGCAAGGACATGTTTGTTTTTTGTGCAATTTCATTTGCGGTTAACTCATTGTAAAATAACAAATTCAAAATTTCTATGCTGGATTTATTAGAGATAACTTTGGCTAAAATTTTTAATTTTTCATCATCCAAAGAAAAAATATTTACAGAATTATCTGCATGTAAATTGTTATTGCTCATAGATATCATACTATATGACAACATAGTATGTAAGTATTAGTGAAATAATAATTTCATCAAACGCTTTATGTGAATTTCACGTAGTTGTGTCAATGAGTGAAAAGAAAACAATCATGGCAGCAGGAGTGATGTTGAGCCTTTTGATATTACCTTCTGTCAGCCTTGCATTTGCACAATACATTCCAAGTCAGGGACAAACTGGACTTGATGACCTAATGAAACTCTCAGAGGAACGAGTTAGAATAGCCAAAGAAAACCCACATACAGGTTCTGGAACCCCCATGTTTGCATTAGATGGAGTTTTAGGAGCACTACTTTTATCGACTGGGGTGTTTGGTGGAATTGCCACTGCATTTTTTGTCAAAGGTCGCAAGGGAAAATATGCCGCAATGGGAAGAGGATGAACATTCTCTTTTCTATTTTTTATGTAAGAATTCAATACTCAATCATTTTTGCACATACTCGATTTAATTAACTATTTTTTGCAGGTATGAACAGGAATCACGCCTTAATGAGGTGTTGTATTTTTGAGATCCCCCCCCTATCTTTGGGAAAAGTTATGAGAAATGTTTGTTCAAATGAATGTCCATTTTAGATGTTTATTCAAAAGGA
This window harbors:
- a CDS encoding A24 family peptidase C-terminal domain-containing protein, whose product is MDLLPDYHIVGMGLALIMLVVASIIDVLKREIHDYYWIVFGIAGFLLIFFSPDLMSDLFTLGFALIIAPIVILMWRIGLFGGADAFALITLAIIAPMATLSENPITPFTTLSNAVLLFVIPFIVNVLRNTIAQLKGENIFEGFDETTGKKIVAILIGYRAKNPKFGFSIEKTKKGRKRLDLKLHHAENHEFCTKPDTWVTPGVPYLPLITGGFLIQLFFGDMLLGTFLGM
- a CDS encoding ArsR/SmtB family transcription factor; translated protein: MSNNNLHADNSVNIFSLDDEKLKILAKVISNKSSIEILNLLFYNELTANEIAQKTNMSLQLVKYYLDKMQQIELIQISKTEKNCKARNMNYYKTSNLAIIITPSKITEKTKQSKLLIRSFNSISKFFGMGIVSAITALSLVMVTAESSLLNPIKNWYSDFILPVKISGTGLVNSVDESLYMAKTKVDSVVSNPGAGSGTPYFDPYSSLLNFTGSDFTIVMLVFAGIGAALSFVVFNRVIGNFQKNILDSPQN
- a CDS encoding RAD55 family ATPase produces the protein MDATYSKVKTGIPGLDSVISGGMKSGRSVTVSGPAGSGKTTFGLQFLHSGAKDFEEPGVYVTMAQNIREIKDDCKSYGWDFDNLISNDKILMVDARPFKIQEELIGKDDSLYRGEQLPFEHLTKLILSSIKRIEAKRVVIDSVTILSIQYSDKFSMRQGLQAMVQALENFGVTSLILSENSDHSEIPLEWFVTSGIIQLRHTRTGDTMERTIQITKMRGIKHSEQIHPIELDSDGMHLLHPRLLP
- a CDS encoding HD domain-containing protein — protein: MVVDFLKTAANLKKISRQGWIDKLSIDDSESVADHTYSMAIMGMVLSDLKNYDTEKILRMVLLHDLAESRIGDYTPDQLSKENKKELENNAFNEIIEKLPENIQSNYSEIWKEYQDGTSKESMLVHQIDRLEMTLQAKIYQKEGYSIDKLNSFFEYAKKDIVDPSLKELFTKIVDEN
- a CDS encoding tetratricopeptide repeat protein, with the protein product MIKKYLFVLFCIGFFIPIVCAQTVDEATLLENTKKFLMDKQYDDAIIELDKILAVQPENVNALIEKGHVRLIQGKYVKAFQNFEKALQFEPKNILALSGQGTAQYHLKQYEDALDSFNSVLKVDKDNTVALVGSGNILLKEQQYDNAILFFNIVLEREPNNISAMIAKASALAGINQYDKSLELLDNILQLDSDNILALNEKGQVYLEIEKYALARDVFTDLMEIDENDIYALLGMAELNFLENKNIKAEQLYDKVLLLDPDNVEGLLGKANVLESRGQYDDALRYFDEALEVDPDNLEASNGKGSILEHEVNASLDLILIITIIGSVTSVFSFIIVMIKIKENKKLQERVLIADEQIEDMVDKFMKRQKK
- the corA gene encoding magnesium/cobalt transporter CorA, producing MRNKIGVIINRLVYGFTFAFLYQIVIGIATSLLSLPLTGNIQDLISGVEQIDSQQGPWLVAWWIISTIIITVMALLIIRYKKYLSPYKDEKNIEVPPRITIVTAIIIGALISFLFFLLDSIIGLIIKSGTATDVEAIYQAAIVGDFVPLLISIIFSIVAGFIIVGVASKTSKVKEMTKDIGLQDITKISKILNKTKTQKTSLADTIGHSPGALIHVGQQRVENVRIDIVEYDPETITEKSDVKIEECLESKDKPNVSWINVIGIHDPKIIEAFGNSFEIHPLHQANIMNTELRPSIEISDNYIMIMLKMPHYTSETGKLELEQISIILAKDHVVTFQEIEADFFDQIRKRLRSKTGTIRNLKSDYLAYAIIDAIIDSYFLVIEKIGDITEDLEEELMQNPTAETMQTIQTLKRRMISLRKSIWPVREIIDFLGRDSTILISDNTRTYLRDVYNHVIQVIDTIEGLRDVIGGMLDTYLSSVSNRTNEVMKTLTIIASIFIPITFIASIYGTNFVYVPELQWEGSYFSMLTGMAIVSGMMILWFKRKKWL
- a CDS encoding TrmB family transcriptional regulator, with amino-acid sequence MAKDTQESVFDSIPDSKMYEYKLSVEKVQTELLQYGLTTNQSKVFIYLGKYGSKTAPEVCKSLKLPRTETYHLLSALQNKGIVSATFQHPIQFTALPLNKAIWILVNAEKERVKSLERMEQGLSKLWDNIPVFNSMDSDVEEKFQMLQGSNQIHSKITEMTDSHNDEFLILGSEKDYLKLYHGDFLESFVKSKQKFRLLSGCSDKTTYIFDDLERKNIKKLHNDIKNHLCFIVKDDSEMLFFTKNAMSPEEPFAMWTNSNSMVYAMKLLFESLWSNSKNIHL
- a CDS encoding TIGR00300 family protein; its protein translation is MSKFSQEIEVSGHLIDSSILTKIFDKIMDLHGEFQVEEINIGKRKKDQSYVRLLVKGKNQKHLDEILETVYRLGAVSKIQKEITLKKSPKNYVMPDDFYSTTNNHTQVFYKKRWIQVENMMMDKCIVVKQNRAFCVPVRDVKKGDQIIVGEEGIKITPPERPREGINVFEFMGSSSSSERPTQHIAKQVADDIYDTKKNGGKIVIVGGPAIVHTGADDSVSELIRLGYIDGVLAGNALAVHDIEYATLGTSLGMNVHNATLAYHGHRNHMDTINAVFKAGSIANMVKTKKLKKGIMYECVKNKVPFVLAGSIRDDGPLPDVITDVAQAQREYKKIVKDASMVIMISTMLHSIATGNMLPANVKVIVVDINQPTVTKLMDRGTWQALGIVSDVGAFLPLVAHQLRKKKKLR
- a CDS encoding hydrolase, which codes for MSEKNKDELIDAQKQVIGILFEVIKRLQANNDLDDEYFKIISEEIKDETRLQQILNERSENAKIAGRLLEQLEI
- a CDS encoding cob(I)yrinic acid a,c-diamide adenosyltransferase; protein product: MKIYTKTGDDGNTGLQGNFRISKSHPRIIAYGAVDEVNAALGIVLTNILDDDIVKLLTKIQNDLFLVGADLSNPNLNDVKNRVTLEMIQNLEHSIDKFESELPPLTNFILPGGSIAGAQLHYVRTIVRRAETQIVQLSEKDEINSNCIIYLNRLSDLLFVMGRLINKRKGKDDILWKI
- a CDS encoding helix-turn-helix domain-containing protein, with the protein product MGRINADKTHSSLGIENTINKLNLMIIDYYFTVEETKIFLFLNKNGVETASNISKILNIPRTETYRLLSALQRKGVVFSTFSKPTKFNAVRTEEVLEILSNKIRNKIAQIESETRRNHLTINSRWE